The following nucleotide sequence is from uncultured Draconibacterium sp..
GAAGTCCAGTCGAGATGGGTGCTTGCTGCCCAAAAATCGCCGGTGTGGTTTTTATTTGTAATATGATTGTAACGCACCTGGTACTCGATGCCTTTGGGCCAAATTTTATCGTCAAAAACATGGTAATAACACCCTGCATCGTACTGCCATTCATCGAAGTTATTGGCAATTTTACTACCCCATTTATATTCGAACCTCAGAATATATTTGCTGTAATTTTTGTTGGTATAAAACAAGCCGTGGGTTGCATTCTCACCCTTGTTCAAATTATATTCATCCGGAAACTCATCGTTAAAAACATGCACCATTCCATCTTCTATGGCATAAACTTTTTCTGCCAAAGCATCATCTCCATTTTTCAGTTTAAGGTGCCAGCCATCCCAGTTTTCGCCATTAAAAAGTTTTACAAAACCTTTATTGTTTTGTGCGGATAAAGGTGCTGTTGACGAAAGAACGATTAGTGCTACGATAGACAGAATTACTGTAATTTTACTTTTCATTTTATTTTTTTGATTGTTAATTCGATTTTGCTATTTCAATATCCTGCTTTGCCCACTCAATTGCTTTTACCCAATCGACGTAACCCACACGGTTGGTCCAAATTGGATTAATGTGTTCCTGCATGGCTGTTTCGGTATAAATTTTCCAAAATTTCAATGCTTCTTCCAGTTCTGCTACAGATTGGGTTTGAAACTTCTTGTCTTTGGTTTCGCGATACATGGCCAAATGTGTTGAACCTGCAATTTTATGAGCGTAATATTTGCCAAGTAAGCTCATTGTTTTAATGTCGCGTAAAGTTAGTTCCAACTCCCGATTATCGCCTGAATTCAGATCTTGCAAAAGCGATAAAGCATTATCAGCACTTTGATGGAGCATTTGAGCCACTTCAAGCGGAGTTTTCAGGTCTGTACTTTCCCCGGCAATAGTCATCTTTACATAATCGGGGATATATTGAAACCCTGCAAGTTGATGGGGTTTAACATCGATAAAACAATTTACATCATGAAATTCAGTCTCGGTTTTTGTGAATTGCTCTCGTCCCTTACAACCTTCGATATACCACATAAAATCGAGCGACCCCCAGTGAAAGCCAGTAGTAGTAGGATACGTCATGGAAGCTTCCTGCCAGGCTGTAAATAATTTCCAGGCATCTACTCCGGGATAGCGGGCTTGCAAAATCGCCACAAACTCATCGTTTGTCATATTGGGATCGTAACCTAAACGCCCCCACATCATCCAGTGGTACCAATGTTTTACAATTTCTATTTGGCGGGGGATTTCAGGGTTTTTACTGGTAAATTCGCGCCCCCAAACCCACTGGTCGGAGCCATAATAATATCCACGCGAAACATTGTGCGGAATATTTTTAATGAACTCGCGTACAAAATCGGGCGCTCCCCAGCGGTAATAAAAATTATCATCGTTTCGCAAAGTCCAAATGGTTTTTAAACCACCGTGTTCTTCCAAATCTTTTACAAATTCGGTGTGATACGGCTGCTCTGTTGCACTCATTACATGCGCCTTGGCATATTTAAAACTGAAAATAAATTCAATGTTTTCATTGTCGATAAGTGGTTTAAACACTTCCGATATCTTATCGGCAGCTGCCATGTGCTGACGATGGATAAAGGTAAATTTCCGATCGGGCATTTCGGCTGCTGCCTCCAACACTCCTTTCCCGTATGTTTCCAAAGCCCAATTTTCTTTCTCTTCGAACGAATAATCGTACATATTTTCACCGGTGGTCAAACCAATTCCTGCCAAATCAGGATAAGTCACAAACATTTGTTTCACACTTTTTCTGAAATAATCTGTGGTCACCGGATTTTCCGCCCGATCGGTTATCCCGTATTTACCTTTGGCACCATGCACAAAAATATTCCAGGTAACCACATAAAAATCAATGTTTCTGCTTTTGCCATAAGCCATTACCTTTTTCCAAAACTCGATTTTCTCATCCATGGAGATTTTAATTAAAGTATCGGGATTGGCCAATATTTCAGGGGAACAGAAACCCCAGCCGTTGGTATTGTAATGTTCGTCGAACTGATGCGTTGAACGCAACACATCGTCCAAAGCAACGTCTTCATAACCGGGAACCCGCACCATTGACGGAAAAGGATGGAGGTTCCACAGCGAGATATAATTGTATCGGTAACGTGCTAAATTGTCGATGTATTCCTTCCAGAAATCGAAGTTCCACATTTCGGCAATGTTTTTTTGCGCAACATCCGAAACATCGGTATAACTGGGAGTTCGCACATCCAATGGAATATTGAATTTTGTTCCCCGACGTTCCATGTATGGATTGATGGTCTTCTCTTGAACTCCATCAAATCCACTAATATCGATCTGCTCTGCCAGTTCAAGTCCACCGTACATAACACCAGCTGCATCGGCACCTAAAACTTCAATCCTGTCCTCATTTTTTAAAAGCTGAAAACCTTCCGCTTTTATTTCTCCGGGTTCGCTTAAAATAGCCAAAACAATATCGGCCTTGTCCTCTTCGGAAATTTCAAATTCAATTCCCTTTTCAAAAAGCTGACTTTTAATTTCCTCCACAGCAAACTGTAGTTGTGGCACATCAGGTTCAGCATAAATACTTACTTTCTTCTTTGAATTTGTACAGCCCAATGCAAGCAGCAATGCAACTATTAAAATCGACGGTGATTGTTTTAAAAATCTGCTTAGCTTATTCATTGTTGGTTATTTAATTAGGTTATCTTTCGCAATCATAATATCATATTCTGCATCCACAATGTGCTTTCGCCACGAAAACTCCTGGTCAAACTGATAAGGCATCTCCTTAACATTGTATTTTTCAGCCAGATCGGTCATTTTAACCCAATACCCGAGCCCCTTAGTCAGAATCTCTACAGCTTTTTGTTGCCCGTTAGCATCTATTCCTTTTCTAAAACTTTCTAAAGCAACTCCAGCTCTTACTTTCATAGCAAAGTAAAATCCGTAATTTGCCCAAAATTCAATATCGGTTAGCTCGATCTCCAGTTCTTTGGAAATTTCTTTGCTTCTCAGCTCCATCAATAATTGAACTATTTGTTCTGATTCCTTTTCCGCTAAATCAGCTAATTGCAGCGGAGAAATTTGTTTTTCAGAATCATAATTTCCCGCCAAATAATTTGGAATATTAACAAAGCTGGAATCGAGTACATTCCGGTTGATAAAATTATTGATATCGATAAAACGACCGTTATTGGTGGTAAAACCTTCCGAGTAAACCGTTGCATCCCAGGTGCTTCCAAAAAACGATGCTAAGCGGTTTGGATTCTTTGATGCCAGTTTCCACGCCTCCAATAACTCTTTCCCGTCTTCCAATTCAAATTTTTCTTCGATGGCATGAATAAAGTAACTATCCGAAATATTTCGGTTATATAATAAGTTTCCCCAAACTTTATAAAACAGCCACTGACGTTCAAATGCATAATCCCAGCTACGATGCTCCTCTTTGGTGAAATAATCTTTTGCGGGAATGTATGTCTCTGAACCAATGATACAGCCGCCAATATATTTCTGGCTATTTAAATCCAAAAATTCACGTATAAAATCAGGGTTGCCCCAACGCATTACAAAAAAGTCCTCGTTACGAATGGTCCAAACCCCTTTATACTTCTCAGAATAGGGTTCCCAATACGTATCCGTTAACATTCCGCCATGTACAATGGATAGCTTTGGAGATGTGTGACCATGCGACCAGTTGAATTTAAACGAAATCCAAACATCATCATCCAGGTCAAGGTTTTCGATGGCATCTCTGGTTAACTTTTCAGTAGTCACGCTTACCGAACCGCCACTATTGGTTCCTGCAGAAAGTGGAGCCCGATATAAAAGCCTTGCTTTTCTATCGGCTTCCTTTAAGCCTGCAATCATGGTTCGATTTACCCAATCTTTTCTTTCTTCAGAAGTCATACCTCCCATACGTTCACCGAGGGTAAGGCCTATTCCTGTCAGGTTCTCATATTTATTGATTGTGAGGGTTACCATTTCACGCATATAGGCTTCAATGTACTCATTGGTTTCGCCTTCCCCAAAATATCCTGCGCCCGTTTCGGAAGAATAATCTGCCGCTCCATATTCCTTTGAAAATGCTTCTGGCAAAAAAATGTTCCAGTTTATAACGTAAGTATCAACACCACGGTCTTTAGCCATTTTAAAAAGACCTTTCCAAAACTTCTTCCATTCGGCCATTTCAGCATCAGTAAACGGCGATGCTTTTGGAAAAGATTCTGACTTAACCATATACATATAGGGATGCATATTCCAAAGTGTAAGCGCATTGAATTTATTTTCAACCATCATATCCAGAAAAGACTCCCAGAATTTTAAATCACGGCAGGTCTCGGTATGCAAGGTAAGGTTTTCCCCACTTCGGTATGAATACCATGGGAGATTGAATTTAATTGCCCGAAAATCGTGGTGAGCACGGATGGACTTTTCCTGGATAGCGCCCCAACTCGCTCCGTTTGAAAGTTGCTCTGAAATATCAAGAAGTCCATAAAGTAAACCACGCGAACATTCTGACGAAAGCTGATAACCATTATCTGATTTGCTTAACTCAAATCCATCATTTTTTTCTGAGTCGATGTCGTACTGGAGACTGAGTCTCAAAATAAGATTGGCCTCCTGCTCATCGGTTACAACCGTAACACTTCCAACTGATCCAGTTTGATGGCTTTCCAATTTTTCGATTGCATAGCTGAGCTCATCGAGCACGTTCTGATCAGTATATATTTTAATACCTACGGATTTCTGCTGGCAACTATTGAAAAAGAGGATTAAAATAAATAGGTAGGTTATTCGTTTCATATTGGTATTGTTTAGTTCAGTTTTCAGTATTTAATAAGAGATTTTTGGCAGGATTTTTTATTATTTCTTTATTACTTTAATATTCCTTCCTTTATTTTCTATCACTTTGCCATCGGTTTCGATTATACAATTACTCGCCATTGACCCAATCTTAATGGGCATACCTGTTTCATTCTTGATATTCAACCCGACAGTTTTCCCCTCACTATATGGTGACATGGATTCACCGTGCATAGGATGGGTATACCCGATTAAAATAGGAAGTTCTTTTGTTCTCCTTTCACCAGGAGTAGATTTTAAAATTACTTTATTGCTTTCACCTTGAATGGTCATTAAAGCATGTACTGTACGATCTGATTCTGCAGGATCTAAAATTATCGCTACCTCAACATTACTACCCTCAACAAACATTAAGGGACCATAATTGGCATCACCCTTGCAGTTTTTCACAATAGCACTATCCCTAACCCAATATGCACGCTCTGTGCCAATTGTTGTGCAGTTTTCAAGTCTTACGCCATTGCTACGAAGTTCAAAACCTGCTCGTGTATTTTTTGCAGTACAGTTTATAAATTGGATGTTTTTGGCTGGCCCATAAGTGCGAAAACCATCTTCGCACAACGATTTCATATAACCTGGGGTCACAATATATTCACCATCACGATTTTTAGTCCATGTTTTAAAATTTACATCAAATGCAGGTCCTGATGTTTCTGCTAGAATATCATCGGTTGACCGAACTTCACCTTCAGCATAACAGTCTTCGAAATACACGTTTTTTGGGTTTTGTTGCACAAAAAAACAATGGCCAAAAGAGCGGTTATATATTTTACATCGATAAAGTTTGGTATTGCTACCCGATACTAAAAGAGCGCTGTGCTTTTTATGCGGAATGGTCGTTTCTTTGGCTTTGCCTTTTCCAAATAAATCGCCATAGCCATACGGATAAGAACCTTTAACATACAAAGTAACATCCTTAAGAACATTGCTTTCTCCTGCAACATGAAGCACCGTGCCTCCCGGTGAAGTACCATTACCTATACACCGGATTGTTAACCCTTTAAAGGTGATATTCTTTCCTGTCACCAAAAATTCATCGGAATGAATAGGTGGTTTTAAGGCGGTACGTAACTTTGTATTTAGCAAAATCTCTACTCCTTCAAGATTAAATGTATTGTTACTTCCACTAAATGTGATGTATTGAAACTGACTTCGATCGTGACGTGCACTCATTGAATCAAGAGTCAGATAGTCAGTTAACTGATAAACTCCAGGAGTCATGGTAATTACATTACCACTTTTTGAAGCATAATCAGCTAACGCTTTAATACTGCTAATTTTTATTTCCGCTGCATTTAAACTGCTATAGGTTAGCAAACTAATAATTAATATCTTGGGTATATTCATCATGTTCTGCATATTAAATTAGTTAAAAAAGCATTTCCCAATTCCCCCCAAAGTATGCTTTATCTATTTTGTCAATTGCCCTTTCTTATATGATTTAATACTCCAAATTGATGATGTTGAACCGGTTTTAATCCCAACAAAAAGACAAAAGCCAATTTATTGCTATAATAGTCTCAAATAAAGACTCTTATTTCAAATTCACTATGTTTTTTCATGCTTAGTTTGTACTACTTATTTCTCAATCCAATTTTTTCAAAAGGAATGGGTTCGAACTTGATTTTATCTGCTCCAACATTAATATCTTTAATGGAATATGCATTTGCTTCCAAATCGGGGAATTTCCTGTTTTTGTCAATTACCAGATTTTGTTCTAAAGTTACCAATTCCGGCATACGCAAAGTAGTATTATCACACTCTATTAAGATGTTCTGAATGACGGCATTATTTTCCATCTCCAAAGATAAATTTACCAAGTTAGGATACCTTGATATATACAAGAATCTGTTTTTCTCAAAGGCTTTAATATGTCTGGTAGTCACTCTGTCCCAACGTTCTTGATTCATAACAGTAAAGGAGACTCCAGCATGGCATTGATAAAATATATTGTTCCAAATTAAGTTGTCACTACCTCCATGTATTTGCATTGCTCCCAACAAACCACCAGAGCAATTTTTGAATACATTGGAGTAAACAAAATTTCCTGATATGGCATCATCAAATCGGATACCTCCTCTGCCAACATGAGCATCAACCCCATGATTACCTTGAGGTCCTGTATCATGAATGTAATTGTAACGAAATACATTGCCTCTGTATGTAGGATCGCCATACATATCAATAGCACCCTGATCATCAGACTCCGTAACAACATCAAACATTTCATTGTATTCAATGATGTGGTCGTTTCCTCCTACTCGAATGGCACTGCTTGGTATGTCATGAAACTTACAATGCTTTAAAGTAGAACCGACTCCACTAAGGACTACTCCTGGAGTATAGGTGCGATCAATTCGCGATAAATCATGGATATGGCAATTATCAATAATAAAATCCGCCCTTTCAAAAGTTTCTCTATTGCCTCCTGATACTTTAATACCACCGCGCCCCATATCATAAATATGGCATGAAGCGATGTTATTGTTTTGTCCATCATTCATTAAAATACCATCTCTTGCGAATCCATTTATTTCACAATCGAGGATATTTACATGACTGCTATTATTAATTACCATGCCATTCCCGGCCCCATTCTGAAAATGAATTCCTTTAACTGTAATCCATGATGCATTATTAATTTGAAGCAGGGGCGTTTCGCAAACAGAAAGTTCCAGGGATGCCTTTGTGATATCTTCAGGAGGATAGAAATAGATTTTTTTATTTGGGTCATCGTAAGCCCACTCTCCTGGTTCGTCAATTTCTGATATTACATTGCGCGCGGCAAAAGGTTTGTTCTTGGAAAAGTAATATTTGTTGTACGGTGGAGTTAGCCAAATAATTTGATTAGTTGTATCAATTTTAGCAACATGCTCGTAGGCATCGTCCCACAATTTAGTCCAGTAACCATGTAGTAATATATTTGGTTCTTGTTTCCAGCCGGAAATATGCTCATCGTTATAAACAATACCTGTTCTCGCTATTGCTTCCGATGAGTCTGTTACTGCACGTATGTAATTGACATAGCCTTCATTTGGCCACCTGGAAAGTGGCATAGACTTTCCGTTAAAGTAGAGTTCTCTTAAGGTGTAAGAACCCGATTTTTCACTACCATCAAAACCTGCTAGTTTAATCTTATTAAATGTTGACAAGCTGGTTTTTGTTAGATCAATCTCAATAATCTTAGTTCCAATTTCAGGATTTTTCTTGTACAAAAAATGATCTTTGGAAAGTGAGCTGAAATCTGTAATTGGAATAGCGCCGGAAATGATAACTTTTTCTCCATTTTTACTTTGATAGATTACTGGTGATTCTTCTGTTCCAGATTCATCAGTATCCAATACGATTCCTTTGTTTAAGCGATAAGTTCCTTCGTGGAATATTACCCGAATGGTGTCCTTCTCACCTTGTTTCATCTTCTCTTGAACCAATAGATTAGCTCTTTCAATACTTGCAACTGGCTTGTTTGCAGTACCCTTGTTATTGTCATTACCCAAAGGAGAAATATGTATTGAAGACTCCTGATGGCAGGCATTTAAGCAAAACATTAATAAGAAAAGTAATGCCAATTGAATTGATATAATTCTTAACTTTTTCATTTTTTCTAAATATTATTCAGTTTTACAAATACCTTTTATCGAATAGCCTCCCGATACAGTTCCTCAGTCTGCTTACGCAACTTCTTTAAAAGCTCTGAATGCGCCGAACTGTTTGCTAAGTTATTCTGTTCTAATGGGTCGTGCTCCAAATCGTATAATTCCTCAATTTTAGGATCGTGCTCATAGTACACAAAATATTTGTACCGATCGGTTCGTATGCCATGACTGCGATAAGATTTGTTTTCGTCAATCAGCTTTTGGTTAATTTCATCTACATTTTGCTTGTATCGTTCTTGAAACATATCCACCAAAAAAAGGTCCTCCATAAAAACAGCATCGCGCCATTGGCTCATATCTTGCGTTTTATCCAAAACTCCACTAAAATCTCTGCCCTGAACACCTTCTGGTACTTCAATTCCGGCCAGCGAGAGAATCGTTGGTGCCATATCAACCGATGAGATTAAAGCATCTTCTCTATACCCACGTTTATGTTCGGGAACACGACCATCGTATACAATCAGAGGTGCTTTCACCGATTCTTCGTATAGTAAACACTTATCAAAAAGTCCGTGTGAGCCCTGAAAACGCCCGTTATCGCTGGTGTAGATAATGATGGTATTTTCCAACATTCCTTTCTCTTTCAGCTTTTCTACCAATAAACCAACTTGCTCATCAACACTATAACATTGTGTAGCAAAGCGGCGCACCAGTCTTTGGTAAAGCTCTGGGGTAGATGAACGCTGTGCATGTAAACGTGGTCCTCTTGCATTTTCAACCACTACCTTAGGCAAATCATCCGAATTATCTTCCTCCCAATTTTCAGGCACCGACATATTAAAATCTTTGTAGTACTCGAAATGAGGCATGTAAATATCCTTGTTATTGTCGTGCTTAACCGCATAAAAACTTACTGAAAGGCAGAACGGTTGATCATCAGGTTGCGTATCTAAAAAGCGCAACATGGCTTCACCGGTTCGTAGAGTTCGTCCCGAATTTTCACGTCCCTCTTTAAAAATTGCTTCCAGAGCTTCATTATCTTCCGACCAGGTAACCATGCCATTTCTATCATGGGTTTCGGTGCCTGCAAAAAAATCGAAGATTTCACCCATGTGTTTTTTGTAGAAATGTTCTTTGGGTGTACTTGGTCTCGTTGCTTCTGCGGTAACGGTAAAGCCAACTTTACCGATAAAACCAGTACGGTAACCTGCATTTTTTAATAAGGCGGGATAGCCCTTTTCAAAATCAGCTTGCGACAAGGTATAGTCGTCGGGAGCCACAAATCCAACACGGTGATTCGAATTGTAACGCCCCGTCATCATGGTTACGCGACTAGGCATACATATTGCGACGGCATAATATGCCTTGTCGAAAATAACACCCTGCTCTGCCAATTTATCGATATTGGGAGTGTTGAACTCGGACCTACCATAACAGCCCATGTTATCCCAACGCTGGTCGTCGGTCATTAAAAAAATGATGTTGGGTTTGTCTTGTGAGTTGGCATAGGTTTCAAATGGGATGGTAAATGCCAAAAACAAGAATACTATTTGTTGAATATGTTTCATTTCTATTTTGTTATTCATTTGCATCCTCCGGTAATTTCTTCCAACTTATCAAAAAAGGCCTTTTTTCGAGGTGAACTAATTTCCCAATTTACGGGTATTGATTGAAAACCAAAGTCGTATCCTTCGTCCTTCATCCGGTAATCGAAGTAGCCCCATGAAGCATAAGCTTTTACAGCTTCCACCATATTATTGGATGGTTTATCAAAATCGAAATGGTCGTCTTCATTAAAAAGAATAGGTTTAGGAGTATATCCGTTTACTTTTTTGGTTTCCTTCACCATTTCACCAATTCGGTTTGGGTCGTGCACTCCATTACCATGTATCAGAATAAAATCAGCAGCCCGCACTACATTTTCCTGTGGAATTCGCCCTCCACTGTAGCTCGTACTTGCCAGATATCGATAGCCATTTTTTTCTTTTGATTTGATTCGTTCAATCACCTCGTGTACTCTATTAGGCTGAAGGATTTCATGCCTGTATTTCAGATTACATTCGTTATTTATTTCGATGATTACATTTCTGTAGTTATTTTCAAATAGCCAATTGATAACATTGTCAACTCCATTTAAAACGGCAGTTTCGTCTTCCAGCAAATCTTCCTGGTCGTTGTAAAAAAGACCTAGAATGGCGACCATCCCAATTTCATCTGCTTTATCCAGAATTTTTCCTAAGCGGCTCATATACTCGGAGCGCAGTTCACCTTTCGCATCGTAGGCCGAATTAATCCAACCTTTGTTTCCATAACCCAAAGGACTTCCACCCTGCATATTTACGGTAAATGCTAACATTCCCTTTGCATACCATGATTGCATCGCTTTCACAAACTCATTGGTATTTCTGTCGGCATCCCATTTTTGTGTATCCTCGTATTTCCAACGGCCTGCG
It contains:
- a CDS encoding DUF1080 domain-containing protein, producing the protein MKSKITVILSIVALIVLSSTAPLSAQNNKGFVKLFNGENWDGWHLKLKNGDDALAEKVYAIEDGMVHVFNDEFPDEYNLNKGENATHGLFYTNKNYSKYILRFEYKWGSKIANNFDEWQYDAGCYYHVFDDKIWPKGIEYQVRYNHITNKNHTGDFWAASTHLDWTSTADTSSFLLPKDGGINAGRKKNELYGYAKAKYNALNNKWNKCEVIVMGDKYTIHKLNGVIVNMGTNLSHSEGMIGFQSETAEIFYRNIEIKEFDEIIPIEEFVK
- a CDS encoding glycoside hydrolase family 20 zincin-like fold domain-containing protein, which codes for MNKLSRFLKQSPSILIVALLLALGCTNSKKKVSIYAEPDVPQLQFAVEEIKSQLFEKGIEFEISEEDKADIVLAILSEPGEIKAEGFQLLKNEDRIEVLGADAAGVMYGGLELAEQIDISGFDGVQEKTINPYMERRGTKFNIPLDVRTPSYTDVSDVAQKNIAEMWNFDFWKEYIDNLARYRYNYISLWNLHPFPSMVRVPGYEDVALDDVLRSTHQFDEHYNTNGWGFCSPEILANPDTLIKISMDEKIEFWKKVMAYGKSRNIDFYVVTWNIFVHGAKGKYGITDRAENPVTTDYFRKSVKQMFVTYPDLAGIGLTTGENMYDYSFEEKENWALETYGKGVLEAAAEMPDRKFTFIHRQHMAAADKISEVFKPLIDNENIEFIFSFKYAKAHVMSATEQPYHTEFVKDLEEHGGLKTIWTLRNDDNFYYRWGAPDFVREFIKNIPHNVSRGYYYGSDQWVWGREFTSKNPEIPRQIEIVKHWYHWMMWGRLGYDPNMTNDEFVAILQARYPGVDAWKLFTAWQEASMTYPTTTGFHWGSLDFMWYIEGCKGREQFTKTETEFHDVNCFIDVKPHQLAGFQYIPDYVKMTIAGESTDLKTPLEVAQMLHQSADNALSLLQDLNSGDNRELELTLRDIKTMSLLGKYYAHKIAGSTHLAMYRETKDKKFQTQSVAELEEALKFWKIYTETAMQEHINPIWTNRVGYVDWVKAIEWAKQDIEIAKSN
- a CDS encoding right-handed parallel beta-helix repeat-containing protein; amino-acid sequence: MKKLRIISIQLALLFLLMFCLNACHQESSIHISPLGNDNNKGTANKPVASIERANLLVQEKMKQGEKDTIRVIFHEGTYRLNKGIVLDTDESGTEESPVIYQSKNGEKVIISGAIPITDFSSLSKDHFLYKKNPEIGTKIIEIDLTKTSLSTFNKIKLAGFDGSEKSGSYTLRELYFNGKSMPLSRWPNEGYVNYIRAVTDSSEAIARTGIVYNDEHISGWKQEPNILLHGYWTKLWDDAYEHVAKIDTTNQIIWLTPPYNKYYFSKNKPFAARNVISEIDEPGEWAYDDPNKKIYFYPPEDITKASLELSVCETPLLQINNASWITVKGIHFQNGAGNGMVINNSSHVNILDCEINGFARDGILMNDGQNNNIASCHIYDMGRGGIKVSGGNRETFERADFIIDNCHIHDLSRIDRTYTPGVVLSGVGSTLKHCKFHDIPSSAIRVGGNDHIIEYNEMFDVVTESDDQGAIDMYGDPTYRGNVFRYNYIHDTGPQGNHGVDAHVGRGGIRFDDAISGNFVYSNVFKNCSGGLLGAMQIHGGSDNLIWNNIFYQCHAGVSFTVMNQERWDRVTTRHIKAFEKNRFLYISRYPNLVNLSLEMENNAVIQNILIECDNTTLRMPELVTLEQNLVIDKNRKFPDLEANAYSIKDINVGADKIKFEPIPFEKIGLRNK
- a CDS encoding sulfatase-like hydrolase/transferase codes for the protein MKHIQQIVFLFLAFTIPFETYANSQDKPNIIFLMTDDQRWDNMGCYGRSEFNTPNIDKLAEQGVIFDKAYYAVAICMPSRVTMMTGRYNSNHRVGFVAPDDYTLSQADFEKGYPALLKNAGYRTGFIGKVGFTVTAEATRPSTPKEHFYKKHMGEIFDFFAGTETHDRNGMVTWSEDNEALEAIFKEGRENSGRTLRTGEAMLRFLDTQPDDQPFCLSVSFYAVKHDNNKDIYMPHFEYYKDFNMSVPENWEEDNSDDLPKVVVENARGPRLHAQRSSTPELYQRLVRRFATQCYSVDEQVGLLVEKLKEKGMLENTIIIYTSDNGRFQGSHGLFDKCLLYEESVKAPLIVYDGRVPEHKRGYREDALISSVDMAPTILSLAGIEVPEGVQGRDFSGVLDKTQDMSQWRDAVFMEDLFLVDMFQERYKQNVDEINQKLIDENKSYRSHGIRTDRYKYFVYYEHDPKIEELYDLEHDPLEQNNLANSSAHSELLKKLRKQTEELYREAIR